A section of the Oncorhynchus gorbuscha isolate QuinsamMale2020 ecotype Even-year linkage group LG06, OgorEven_v1.0, whole genome shotgun sequence genome encodes:
- the LOC124037712 gene encoding Krueppel-like factor 9 → MAVAGVIDEHGRFQPMLALQDYSHSSFGGTDTDVNISCGEGGYNTMSDSTNPTPNSTPTPVSILARISLIPGGERHGLSHSPIVKKKHVCTFDGCVRAYGKLSHLKSHIRTHTGEKPYNCSWPDCDKKFSRSDEQIRHLRTHTGEKQFQCPLCAMRFMRSDHLLKHARRHPGFEPSMISHKGNPIMD, encoded by the exons ATGGCCGTTGCCGGGGTTATTGATGAGCATGGAAGATTTCAGCCTATGTTGGCTTTGCAGGATTATAGTCATTCTTCTTTTGGAGGAACTGATACAGACGTCAACATCTCATGCGGGGAAGGCGGCTACAACACGATGTCCGATTCCACCAATCCAACCCCAAATTCAACACCGACGCCTGTATCCATACTCGCGCGCATATCGCTCATACCAGGTGGTGAGCGACACGGATTATCGCACTCTCCAATTGTTAAAAAGAAACATGTTTGTACGTTTGATGGCTGTGTCAGGGCCTACGGAAAATTGTCTCACCTGAAGTCGCATATAAGGACACATACAG GTGAGAAGCCCTACAACTGCTCCTGGCCCGACTGTGACAAGAAGTTCTCGCGTTCTGATGAACAAATCCGCCACCTGCGGACTCACACGGGCGAGAAACAGTTCCAGTGCCCACTGTGTGCCATGCGCTTCATGCGAAGCGACCACCTGCTGAAGCATGCCCGCCGCCACCCTGGCTTCGAACCGTCCATGATCAGCCACAAGGGTAACCCAATAATGGACTAA